One window from the genome of Salvia miltiorrhiza cultivar Shanhuang (shh) chromosome 7, IMPLAD_Smil_shh, whole genome shotgun sequence encodes:
- the LOC130992495 gene encoding casein kinase 1-like protein HD16 isoform X2, which yields MPVLRGGVRRGRRGNQKQDQPLPDKDGDNVGKNQNQDNKRSRQPAEENAAIATRTRRRRAAAAAVAAPVDDKIVTVVEAAAAPEVKEVEEDKRVSEEEREEVGEKSMDEYDSGGKSPDKANGADDDLPSPLPEKVQVGGSPTYKLEKKLGKGGFGQVYVGRRITGGNVNERTGPGAIEVALKFEHRNSKGCNYGPPYEWQVYNTLGGSHGVPRVHYKGRQGDYYVMVMDMLGPSLWDIWNNNSHSMSVEMVACIAIESISILEKMHSKGYVHGDVKPENFLLGSVGSSDEKKLFLVDLGLATRWRDGNTGLHVEYDQRPDVFRGTVRYASVHAHLGRTGSRRDDLESLAYTLVFLLKGRLPWQGYQGENKGFLVCKKKMATPPEALCCFCPQPFKSFVEYVVNLKFDEEPNYAKCISLFDGIVGPNPDIRPIKTEGAQKVGHKRGRLTFEDEEDEQPKKKVRMGLPATQWVSIYNARRPMKQRYHYNVMDVRLSQHIEKGTEDGLYISCVASCQNLWALIMDAGTGFSAQVYELSPFFLHKEWIMEQWEKNFYISAVAGASNGSSLIVMSRGTQYVQQSYKVSDSFPFKWINKKWREGFYITSMATSGTRWAVVMSRGAGFSDQVVELDFLYPSEGIHRRWDNGYRITATAATSDQAAFALSVPRRKPMDETQETLRTSTFPSTHVKEKWAKNLYIASVCYGRTVS from the exons ATGCCGGTGCTGCGTGGCGGAGTGCGCAGAGGCCGGAGAGGGAACCAGAAGCAGGACCAGCCACTGCCGGATAAGGACGGCGACAACGTCGGTAAGAATCAGAATCAGGACAATAAGAGAAGTAGGCAGCCGGCAGAGGAAAACGCTGCGATAGCTACGCGTACGAGGAGGAGGAGAGCGGCGGCGGCTGCAGTTGCGGCACCTGTTGATGACAAAATAGTTACTGTAGTGGAAGCGGCAGCAGCACCTGAAGTCAAGGAGGTTGAAGAAGATAAGCGGGTTTCggaggaggagagagaggaggTCGGCGAGAAATCAATGGATGAGTATGATAGCGGCGGCAAAAGCCCAGACAAGGCGAATGGTGCTGACGATGATTTACCTTCGCCTCTCCCTGAGAAG GTTCAGGTTGGTGGTTCACCAACATACAAACTTGAAAAAAAGCTGGGCAAGGGAGGTTTTGGACAAGTGTATGTTGGTCGCCGTATCACTGGTGGTAACGTTAATGAAAGGACGGGGCCTGGAGCCATAGAG GTGGCCTTAAAATTTGAACATCGCAATAGTAAAGGATGTAACTATGGTCCACCTTATGAGTGGCAAGTTTACAA TACTTTAGGAGGAAGCCATGGTGTTCCACGAGTTCACTACAAAGGACGACAGGGTGACTATTATGTTATG GTCATGGATATGCTTGGACCAAGCCTGTGGGATATTTGGAATAATAATTCTCACAG TATGTCGGTTGAAATGGTGGCTTGCATTGCCATCGAATCAATTTCTATATTAGAGAAAATGCACTCAAAAGG ATATGTTCATGGGGATGTGAAGCCTGAGAACTTCTTGCTTGGTTCTGTAGGAAGTTCTGATGAAAAAAAGTTATTCCTGGTTGATCTTGGTTTAG CTACTAGATGGAGAGATGGCAATACGGGTCTGCATGTTGAATATGATCAACGGCCGGATGTCTTCAG GGGTACTGTTCGATATGCCAGTGTTCATGCTCATTTAGGTAGAACGGGTAGTCGGAGAGATGATTTAGAATCTCTTGCTTATACACTTGTCTTCCTTTTGAAAGGACGTCTGCCTTGGCAAGGATACCAG GGTGAAAACAAAGGATTTCTTGTTTGCAAGAAGAAAATGGCGACACCGCCAGAGGCACTTTGCTGCTTCTGTCCACAACCTTTCAAATCGTTTGTGGAATATGTGGTAAATTTGAAGTTTGATGAGGAACCTAATTACGCAAAATGTATATCTCTCTTTGATGGGATAGTTGGACCAAATCCAGATATCAGACCTATCAAAACTGAGGGTGCACAGAAG GTTGGTCACAAGAGAGGCAGGCTCACTTTTGAAGATGAGGAAGATGAACAGCCTAAAAAGAAAGTCCGAATGGGGTTGCCTGCAACACAGTGGGTTAGCATTTATAATGCTCGTAGACCTATGAAACAAAG ATATCACTATAATGTGATGGATGTGAGGCTTTCCCAGCACATTGAGAAGGGGACGGAAGATGGCTTATACATTAGTTGCGTAGCATCTTGCCAAAATTTGTGGGCATTGATAATGGATGCTGGTACCGGCTTCTCTGCTCAAGTATATGAACTGTCACCTTTCTTTCTTCACAAG GAATGGATAATGGAACAATGGGAAAAGAATTTCTATATCAGTGCAGTCGCAGGAGCCAGCAACGGTAGTTCCTTAATTGTTATGTCGAGAG GGACACAGTATGTGCAACAATCCTACAAAGTTAGTGATTCTTTTCCATTTAAGTGGATAAACAAAAAGTGGAGGGAAGGTTTCTACATAACCTCCATGGCTACATCAGGGACTAGATGGGCTGTGGTTATGTCTCGTGGTGCTGGATTTTCGGACCAG GTTGTGGAACTTGATTTTCTATATCCAAGCGAGGGCATCCACCGACGTTGGGACAATGGATACCGTATAACTGCGACAGCTGCAACTTCTGACCAGGCTGCTTTTGCCCTAAGCGTGCCGAGAAGAAAGCCGATGGATGAAACGCAGGAAACGTTGCGTACATCCACGTTTCCGAGCACCCATGTCAAG GAGAAATGGGCGAAAAATCTATACATTGCATCGGTTTGCTATGGGCGTACAGTTTCTTAG
- the LOC130992495 gene encoding casein kinase 1-like protein HD16 isoform X1 — protein MPVLRGGVRRGRRGNQKQDQPLPDKDGDNVGKNQNQDNKRSRQPAEENAAIATRTRRRRAAAAAVAAPVDDKIVTVVEAAAAPEVKEVEEDKRVSEEEREEVGEKSMDEYDSGGKSPDKANGADDDLPSPLPEKVQVGGSPTYKLEKKLGKGGFGQVYVGRRITGGNVNERTGPGAIEVALKFEHRNSKGCNYGPPYEWQVYNTLGGSHGVPRVHYKGRQGDYYVMVMDMLGPSLWDIWNNNSHSMSVEMVACIAIESISILEKMHSKGYVHGDVKPENFLLGSVGSSDEKKLFLVDLGLATRWRDGNTGLHVEYDQRPDVFRGTVRYASVHAHLGRTGSRRDDLESLAYTLVFLLKGRLPWQGYQGENKGFLVCKKKMATPPEALCCFCPQPFKSFVEYVVNLKFDEEPNYAKCISLFDGIVGPNPDIRPIKTEGAQKLIYQVGHKRGRLTFEDEEDEQPKKKVRMGLPATQWVSIYNARRPMKQRYHYNVMDVRLSQHIEKGTEDGLYISCVASCQNLWALIMDAGTGFSAQVYELSPFFLHKEWIMEQWEKNFYISAVAGASNGSSLIVMSRGTQYVQQSYKVSDSFPFKWINKKWREGFYITSMATSGTRWAVVMSRGAGFSDQVVELDFLYPSEGIHRRWDNGYRITATAATSDQAAFALSVPRRKPMDETQETLRTSTFPSTHVKEKWAKNLYIASVCYGRTVS, from the exons ATGCCGGTGCTGCGTGGCGGAGTGCGCAGAGGCCGGAGAGGGAACCAGAAGCAGGACCAGCCACTGCCGGATAAGGACGGCGACAACGTCGGTAAGAATCAGAATCAGGACAATAAGAGAAGTAGGCAGCCGGCAGAGGAAAACGCTGCGATAGCTACGCGTACGAGGAGGAGGAGAGCGGCGGCGGCTGCAGTTGCGGCACCTGTTGATGACAAAATAGTTACTGTAGTGGAAGCGGCAGCAGCACCTGAAGTCAAGGAGGTTGAAGAAGATAAGCGGGTTTCggaggaggagagagaggaggTCGGCGAGAAATCAATGGATGAGTATGATAGCGGCGGCAAAAGCCCAGACAAGGCGAATGGTGCTGACGATGATTTACCTTCGCCTCTCCCTGAGAAG GTTCAGGTTGGTGGTTCACCAACATACAAACTTGAAAAAAAGCTGGGCAAGGGAGGTTTTGGACAAGTGTATGTTGGTCGCCGTATCACTGGTGGTAACGTTAATGAAAGGACGGGGCCTGGAGCCATAGAG GTGGCCTTAAAATTTGAACATCGCAATAGTAAAGGATGTAACTATGGTCCACCTTATGAGTGGCAAGTTTACAA TACTTTAGGAGGAAGCCATGGTGTTCCACGAGTTCACTACAAAGGACGACAGGGTGACTATTATGTTATG GTCATGGATATGCTTGGACCAAGCCTGTGGGATATTTGGAATAATAATTCTCACAG TATGTCGGTTGAAATGGTGGCTTGCATTGCCATCGAATCAATTTCTATATTAGAGAAAATGCACTCAAAAGG ATATGTTCATGGGGATGTGAAGCCTGAGAACTTCTTGCTTGGTTCTGTAGGAAGTTCTGATGAAAAAAAGTTATTCCTGGTTGATCTTGGTTTAG CTACTAGATGGAGAGATGGCAATACGGGTCTGCATGTTGAATATGATCAACGGCCGGATGTCTTCAG GGGTACTGTTCGATATGCCAGTGTTCATGCTCATTTAGGTAGAACGGGTAGTCGGAGAGATGATTTAGAATCTCTTGCTTATACACTTGTCTTCCTTTTGAAAGGACGTCTGCCTTGGCAAGGATACCAG GGTGAAAACAAAGGATTTCTTGTTTGCAAGAAGAAAATGGCGACACCGCCAGAGGCACTTTGCTGCTTCTGTCCACAACCTTTCAAATCGTTTGTGGAATATGTGGTAAATTTGAAGTTTGATGAGGAACCTAATTACGCAAAATGTATATCTCTCTTTGATGGGATAGTTGGACCAAATCCAGATATCAGACCTATCAAAACTGAGGGTGCACAGAAG CTTATTTATCAGGTTGGTCACAAGAGAGGCAGGCTCACTTTTGAAGATGAGGAAGATGAACAGCCTAAAAAGAAAGTCCGAATGGGGTTGCCTGCAACACAGTGGGTTAGCATTTATAATGCTCGTAGACCTATGAAACAAAG ATATCACTATAATGTGATGGATGTGAGGCTTTCCCAGCACATTGAGAAGGGGACGGAAGATGGCTTATACATTAGTTGCGTAGCATCTTGCCAAAATTTGTGGGCATTGATAATGGATGCTGGTACCGGCTTCTCTGCTCAAGTATATGAACTGTCACCTTTCTTTCTTCACAAG GAATGGATAATGGAACAATGGGAAAAGAATTTCTATATCAGTGCAGTCGCAGGAGCCAGCAACGGTAGTTCCTTAATTGTTATGTCGAGAG GGACACAGTATGTGCAACAATCCTACAAAGTTAGTGATTCTTTTCCATTTAAGTGGATAAACAAAAAGTGGAGGGAAGGTTTCTACATAACCTCCATGGCTACATCAGGGACTAGATGGGCTGTGGTTATGTCTCGTGGTGCTGGATTTTCGGACCAG GTTGTGGAACTTGATTTTCTATATCCAAGCGAGGGCATCCACCGACGTTGGGACAATGGATACCGTATAACTGCGACAGCTGCAACTTCTGACCAGGCTGCTTTTGCCCTAAGCGTGCCGAGAAGAAAGCCGATGGATGAAACGCAGGAAACGTTGCGTACATCCACGTTTCCGAGCACCCATGTCAAG GAGAAATGGGCGAAAAATCTATACATTGCATCGGTTTGCTATGGGCGTACAGTTTCTTAG
- the LOC130992496 gene encoding protein SAWADEE HOMEODOMAIN HOMOLOG 1-like, with protein sequence MEDEDNSPEFTLAEILQMENLFKEMREKATGEEFCQELSTKFNGSIHRSEKPPIKWEQVQSWFCDKQTNSAAVVVPFKPKKGTAGSKTAIIKKRSKVPTIPASEAAVELQTLIFEARSAKDSAWFDVASFLSYRIFHSGDLHVRVRFSGFGKDEDEWVSVSKAVRERSIPLEHSECDKVSVGDLVLCFREAEDHALYCDAHVVEIERKVHDSSICTCVFAVRWDHDNVEGKVTAEKLCYRPTKPAAKDSEECKLVPLQPSGVQNLLQLL encoded by the exons ATGGAAGATGAAGATAATTCACCTGAGTTCACGTTAGCAGAG ATACTCCAAATGGAGAACTTATTCAAGGAAATGAGAGAGAAAGCGACCGGAGAAGAGTTCTGTCAGGAGCTTTCGACTAAATTTAA TGGTTCCATTCACCGTTCCGAAAAACCTCCTATAAAATGGGAACAG GTTCAAAGTTGGTTCTGCGATAAACAGACGAATTCAGCAGCTGTTGTTGTCCCATTTAAACCCAAGAAAGGAACTGCTGGTTCAAAGACTGCTATAATTAAAAAGAGGAGTAAAG TGCCTACAATTCCTGCAAGTGAAGCAGCTGTTGAGCTCCAAACCTTGATTTTCGAAGCTAGATCAGCAAAGGATTCTGCTTG GTTCGATGTTGCTTCCTTCCTGAGCTACAGAATCTTTCACTCGGGGGATCTG CATGTTCGTGTGAGATTTTCCGGCTTTGGCAAAGATGAAGACGAATGGGTGAGCGTTAGCAAGGCAGTAAGGGAGCGCTCAATCCCTTTGGAACATTCGGAATGTGATAAAGTCAGTGTCGGAGATCTCGTTCTCTGCTTCAGG GAAGCCGAGGACCATGCACTCTACTGTGACGCGCATGTTGTGGAAATCGAGAGGAAGGTGCACGACAGTAGCATATGCACGTGCGTTTTTGCAGTCCGTTGGGACCACGACAATGTTGAG GGCAAGGTTACAGCGGAGAAACTGTGTTACAGGCCAACAAAACCGGCGGCTAAAGACAGCGAGGAGTGTAAGCTTGTGCCGTTGCAGCCCAGCGGGGTGCAGAACTTGCTGCAGCTGTTATGA